A genomic segment from Luteolibacter ambystomatis encodes:
- a CDS encoding WecB/TagA/CpsF family glycosyltransferase has product MLSSSTIPRANVLGVGISDVTMGSALNEVENAADTPGVLGYVTVTGVHGVIESQEDPALKRIHNRSYLSIPDGIPMVWMGRLQGSPDMEQVCGPEFMPALLERGLEKDRRHFLWGGGDGVVERLSSVLKERHPKLRIAGTITPPFRPLTNEEELELVAAIRASKPHYFWVGLSTPKQERFMAGFLERHAEALRSDDQGLLFFGVGAAFDFQAGLVKEAPKWIRGSGFEWLFRLFMDPKRLWKRYLRNNPRFLAGVLAQLSGVKAYPMD; this is encoded by the coding sequence ATGTTGTCCTCCTCTACCATTCCCCGCGCGAATGTCCTCGGTGTCGGCATCAGTGATGTCACCATGGGCTCGGCCTTGAACGAGGTCGAGAACGCGGCGGACACTCCCGGCGTGCTCGGCTACGTCACCGTCACCGGTGTTCATGGCGTGATCGAGTCGCAGGAAGATCCGGCGCTCAAGCGCATCCACAACCGCAGCTATCTCTCGATCCCGGACGGCATCCCGATGGTGTGGATGGGCCGCCTGCAAGGCAGTCCGGACATGGAGCAGGTCTGCGGTCCGGAGTTCATGCCCGCCTTGCTGGAGCGCGGACTTGAAAAAGACCGCCGCCATTTTCTGTGGGGTGGGGGAGATGGTGTGGTGGAACGCTTGTCCTCCGTGCTCAAGGAACGGCATCCTAAGCTCCGCATCGCGGGCACGATCACACCACCGTTCCGTCCGCTGACGAATGAGGAAGAGCTCGAATTGGTCGCGGCGATCCGCGCCAGCAAGCCCCATTACTTTTGGGTGGGACTCAGCACGCCGAAGCAGGAACGCTTCATGGCGGGCTTCCTCGAACGTCATGCCGAGGCCCTGCGCTCCGATGACCAGGGACTGTTGTTCTTCGGCGTCGGTGCGGCTTTCGATTTCCAGGCGGGCCTCGTGAAGGAAGCTCCGAAGTGGATCCGTGGCAGCGGCTTCGAATGGCTGTTCCGCCTGTTCATGGATCCGAAGCGGCTTTGGAAACGCTACCTGCGGAACAATCCGCGCTTCCTTGCCGGAGTGCTCGCGCAGTTGAGCGGCGTGAAGGCTTACCCGATGGACTGA
- a CDS encoding putative nucleotide-diphospho-sugar transferase — protein MKVFCCFTPAHEILFSGYFQPSLPSDFEVRSTLLDLKGAGDFYSKEFMECIRRKIDLIVRSMEENDGQVILWSDVDIIYLESTAADLKAIYEASGKEVLFQAEGPKTTEVNTGFIVCRASPAMADFFREVGARLAADPGKNEQAVVNDMLREGAKVSWGTLPLEYYARTHGWPAPDNIRIYHANYTAGKDGIGQKIQQFREMRAIRRYGMVAKLWFGLGKVPKKLKRIAGR, from the coding sequence ATGAAAGTCTTCTGCTGCTTCACTCCGGCGCACGAGATCCTGTTCTCGGGCTACTTCCAGCCCTCGCTGCCTTCCGACTTCGAGGTCCGGTCAACGCTTCTCGATCTCAAGGGCGCGGGGGACTTCTACAGCAAGGAGTTCATGGAATGCATCCGCCGGAAGATCGATTTGATCGTCCGCAGCATGGAGGAGAACGACGGCCAGGTGATCCTGTGGAGCGATGTGGACATCATCTACCTCGAAAGCACTGCGGCTGATCTCAAAGCCATCTACGAAGCCTCCGGCAAGGAAGTGCTCTTCCAAGCTGAAGGCCCGAAGACCACGGAGGTGAACACCGGCTTCATCGTCTGCCGTGCCTCGCCCGCGATGGCGGATTTCTTCCGCGAAGTGGGCGCACGCCTCGCCGCCGATCCTGGCAAGAACGAGCAGGCGGTGGTCAATGACATGCTCCGCGAGGGCGCGAAAGTTTCCTGGGGCACGCTGCCTCTCGAATACTACGCCCGCACCCACGGCTGGCCCGCGCCGGACAACATCCGGATCTATCACGCGAATTACACCGCAGGGAAGGATGGCATCGGCCAGAAGATCCAGCAGTTCCGCGAGATGCGCGCCATCCGGCGTTACGGGATGGTTGCAAAATTGTGGTTCGGCCTCGGCAAGGTGCCGAAGAAGTTGAAGCGGATTGCGGGGCGTTGA
- a CDS encoding phosphotransferase, which produces MATVLVIAGGDISRKLPFLKAGCACPALIPLNTRPLAAYVMDAYGRGHDLHLFVDERFTDEVRRELSPRKHGFTLHGVQPGPGVVDTLRQALEKVSAVGEVIVNLVTTIPVEIPASGEVQGGVLPAHSTSEWSAIAWREDAMTFHAKGEARPDDALAFTGVFNLPSTILAQAVATAARPNDLLSVIEAAAPRTPLTLRSTTWIDCGHETNYYRSRASLVNSRSFNRLRVDTRRGTITKSSSDKEKLSREAAYLETLPAGLRVLFPRLVSVSANAGEVESYEMEYYGYPNLAEYLLYWDLSKESWWRCFDSLHDTLDLFRAHPASIGPAAYRQFHWDKTVSRIGTYLRSLSDASLRDALENQNVTLNGRMLPPLRTMLASAGEVIESAYRESAFGIFHGDFCFNNILFDVASGVVRLIDPRGSFGASCPGIHGDWRYDLAKLSHSAIGHYDYIVNGLFDVWRDASGFHLEIGLRPNAPWLAEMTRWLIAVQKADPREIEVMTALLFLSMCPLHADDADRQLAFFLRGLDLLSQALA; this is translated from the coding sequence ATGGCCACCGTTCTTGTCATCGCCGGGGGGGACATCTCCCGCAAGCTGCCTTTCCTGAAGGCCGGTTGCGCGTGCCCCGCGCTCATCCCGCTGAACACGCGTCCGCTGGCCGCGTATGTGATGGATGCCTACGGTCGCGGCCATGACCTCCACCTGTTCGTGGATGAGCGCTTCACCGATGAAGTGCGGCGCGAACTCTCACCCCGCAAGCACGGCTTCACGCTGCATGGCGTGCAGCCCGGACCCGGCGTGGTGGACACGCTGCGGCAGGCGTTGGAGAAAGTGTCCGCTGTTGGAGAAGTGATCGTGAATCTGGTCACCACCATTCCGGTCGAGATCCCCGCATCCGGTGAGGTCCAGGGTGGCGTGCTACCCGCGCACAGCACTTCCGAATGGTCCGCCATCGCCTGGCGCGAGGATGCGATGACCTTCCATGCCAAAGGCGAGGCCCGGCCGGACGATGCGTTGGCATTCACCGGGGTCTTCAATCTTCCGTCCACCATCCTCGCTCAAGCCGTGGCCACGGCCGCGCGCCCGAACGATCTGCTTTCCGTCATCGAGGCTGCCGCACCTCGCACGCCGCTGACACTGCGCTCCACCACCTGGATCGATTGCGGCCACGAGACGAACTACTACAGAAGCCGTGCTTCCTTGGTGAACAGCCGCTCGTTCAACCGCCTGCGGGTGGATACCCGGCGCGGCACCATCACCAAGTCCTCCAGCGACAAGGAGAAGCTCTCCCGAGAGGCCGCTTATCTCGAAACCCTTCCTGCCGGACTGCGCGTCCTGTTTCCGCGGCTGGTCTCCGTCTCCGCGAACGCAGGCGAGGTGGAGTCCTACGAGATGGAGTACTATGGCTATCCGAATCTGGCCGAGTACCTCCTCTACTGGGACCTCAGCAAGGAGAGCTGGTGGCGTTGCTTCGACTCGCTGCATGATACGCTCGATCTCTTCCGCGCGCATCCGGCCTCGATTGGTCCCGCCGCCTACCGCCAGTTCCACTGGGACAAGACGGTGTCGCGGATCGGGACCTACCTCCGTTCGCTGTCCGATGCTTCCTTGCGCGATGCTCTGGAGAACCAGAACGTGACCCTCAACGGACGCATGCTGCCGCCATTGCGCACCATGCTCGCCAGCGCGGGCGAGGTCATCGAATCGGCCTACCGCGAATCCGCCTTCGGCATTTTCCACGGCGACTTCTGCTTCAACAACATCCTCTTCGATGTCGCTTCAGGTGTTGTCCGCCTCATCGATCCGCGCGGCAGCTTCGGCGCCTCATGCCCCGGCATCCACGGGGACTGGCGCTACGATCTCGCGAAGCTCAGCCACTCCGCAATCGGCCACTACGACTACATCGTCAATGGGCTCTTCGACGTGTGGAGGGATGCCTCCGGCTTCCATCTGGAAATCGGCCTGCGTCCGAACGCGCCATGGCTCGCGGAAATGACCCGTTGGCTGATCGCGGTCCAGAAAGCCGATCCGCGCGAGATCGAGGTGATGACCGCATTGCTGTTCCTTTCCATGTGCCCGCTCCATGCGGATGACGCCGACCGCCAGCTCGCCTTCTTCCTGCGCGGATTGGACCTTCTCTCCCAAGCCCTTGCCTGA
- the gmd gene encoding GDP-mannose 4,6-dehydratase, protein MKRALITGITGQDGSYLAEFLLEKGYEVHGIIRRASTFNTDRIDHIYQDPHRSDKRLFLHYGDLADGTNLAKLLCEIRPDEVYNLAAQSHVRVSFDAPEYTGDVTGLGTQRLLEAIRQTGLIEKVRFYQASSSEMYGKVQEVPQTETTPLWPRSPYACAKVYSHWLTVNYRESYGLFGCSGILFNHESPRRGETFVTRKITRAAGRIKMGLQDKLFLGNLDAKRDWGYAKEYVEMMWLMLQQDTPDDYVVATNETHSVKEFVQEAFGLLGLDWEQYVDYDQRYERPAEVDLLIGDPAKAKRQLGWEPRVRFKDLVKIMTEADLELARQERAVATAAGKELAATR, encoded by the coding sequence ATGAAACGCGCGCTCATCACCGGCATCACCGGTCAGGACGGCTCCTACCTCGCGGAGTTCCTTTTGGAAAAAGGCTACGAAGTCCACGGCATCATCCGCCGTGCGTCCACCTTTAACACCGACCGCATCGATCACATTTATCAGGATCCCCATCGCAGCGACAAACGCCTGTTCCTGCACTACGGTGACCTCGCGGACGGCACCAACCTTGCGAAGCTGCTTTGCGAAATCCGCCCGGACGAAGTTTACAACCTCGCGGCGCAGTCCCACGTGCGCGTTTCGTTCGATGCTCCGGAATACACCGGTGATGTCACCGGCCTCGGCACGCAGCGTCTGTTGGAGGCGATCCGCCAGACCGGCCTGATCGAAAAGGTCCGCTTCTACCAGGCCTCATCCTCCGAGATGTACGGCAAGGTGCAGGAAGTGCCGCAGACGGAGACGACTCCGCTGTGGCCGCGCTCGCCGTATGCCTGTGCGAAGGTCTATTCGCACTGGCTCACGGTGAACTACCGCGAGTCCTACGGACTCTTCGGTTGCAGTGGCATCCTCTTCAACCACGAGTCGCCGCGCCGTGGCGAAACCTTTGTCACCCGCAAGATCACCCGTGCTGCGGGCCGCATCAAGATGGGCCTGCAGGACAAGCTTTTCCTCGGCAATCTCGATGCGAAGCGCGACTGGGGCTACGCCAAGGAATACGTCGAGATGATGTGGCTGATGCTCCAGCAGGACACGCCGGACGATTACGTGGTCGCCACCAATGAGACCCACTCCGTGAAGGAATTCGTGCAGGAGGCCTTCGGTCTGCTCGGTCTCGATTGGGAGCAATACGTCGACTACGACCAGCGTTACGAACGCCCCGCCGAGGTGGATCTTCTCATCGGTGATCCGGCCAAGGCCAAGCGCCAGCTCGGCTGGGAGCCGCGGGTCCGTTTCAAGGATCTGGTGAAGATCATGACCGAGGCCGATCTCGAACTCGCCCGTCAGGAACGGGCGGTGGCCACCGCCGCGGGCAAGGAGCTCGCGGCCACCCGTTGA
- the cysN gene encoding sulfate adenylyltransferase subunit CysN, with amino-acid sequence MDLLRFTTAGSVDDGKSTLIGRLLYDSKSIFEDQLEAVEESSRRRGDEHVNLALLTDGLKAEREQGITIDVAYRYFATPKRKFIIADTPGHIQYTRNMVTGASTANLAIILVDARKGVIEQTKRHSFIANLLRIQHVIVAVNKMDLVDYSEEVYNQIVSDYASFASRLDNIIDITTIPISALNGDNVVDKSDKMPWYKGPSMLYHLEHVYIGGEENHVDARFPVQWVIRPMSDEWHDFRGYAGRVAGGVFKPGDEVTVLPSGFKTHVKAIHTPEGEISEAFAPQSVCLTLRDEIDISRGDMLVKTNNPPEASQDIEAMICWFSNKPMPPRAKLVLRHTTRETKAIVQEIKYHVDINTLHKVEDVEGFNMNDIGRITLRTAVPLLHDSYRRNRHTGSFILIDPGTNETVAAGMIL; translated from the coding sequence ATGGATTTATTGCGTTTCACCACCGCCGGCTCCGTTGACGACGGCAAATCCACCCTCATCGGCCGCCTCCTTTACGATTCCAAGTCGATCTTCGAGGACCAGCTCGAAGCGGTTGAGGAATCCTCGCGCCGCCGCGGTGACGAGCACGTCAACCTCGCCCTTCTGACCGACGGCCTCAAGGCCGAGCGCGAACAGGGGATCACCATCGACGTGGCCTACCGCTACTTCGCCACGCCGAAGCGCAAGTTCATCATCGCGGACACGCCGGGACACATCCAGTACACCCGCAACATGGTGACCGGTGCCTCCACCGCGAACCTCGCCATCATCCTGGTGGACGCGCGCAAGGGTGTGATCGAGCAGACGAAGCGCCACAGCTTCATCGCGAACTTGCTTCGCATCCAGCACGTCATCGTGGCCGTCAACAAGATGGACCTCGTGGACTACTCGGAAGAGGTCTACAACCAGATCGTGTCGGACTATGCGTCCTTCGCCTCGCGTCTGGACAACATCATCGATATCACCACCATCCCGATCTCCGCGCTCAACGGCGACAACGTCGTCGACAAGTCGGACAAGATGCCGTGGTACAAAGGCCCCTCGATGCTCTATCATCTCGAGCACGTCTACATCGGCGGTGAGGAGAACCACGTCGACGCGCGCTTCCCGGTGCAGTGGGTGATCCGCCCGATGAGCGACGAGTGGCACGACTTCCGTGGTTACGCCGGTCGTGTGGCGGGTGGTGTCTTCAAACCCGGCGACGAAGTCACCGTGCTGCCCTCCGGCTTCAAGACCCACGTCAAAGCCATCCACACGCCGGAAGGCGAGATCAGCGAGGCCTTCGCGCCGCAGTCGGTCTGCCTCACCCTCCGCGATGAGATCGACATTTCCCGCGGCGACATGCTGGTGAAGACCAACAATCCGCCCGAAGCCTCCCAGGACATCGAGGCGATGATCTGCTGGTTCTCGAACAAGCCGATGCCACCGCGCGCGAAGCTGGTCCTGCGCCACACCACCCGCGAGACCAAGGCGATCGTCCAGGAGATCAAGTATCACGTGGACATCAACACCCTTCACAAGGTCGAGGATGTCGAAGGTTTCAACATGAACGACATCGGCCGCATCACCTTGCGCACCGCGGTGCCGCTGCTGCACGATTCCTATCGCCGCAACCGCCACACCGGCTCGTTCATCCTCATCGATCCCGGCACCAACGAAACGGTCGCTGCAGGGATGATTCTCTAA
- a CDS encoding four helix bundle protein, translating into MTAQRFEDLRIWQDARVLANQIYDAFGPDSVAARDFGFRDQIQRAGVSVMNNIAEGFERRTDADFARFLDLAKGSNGEVRSMLYLAEDRRYLSTDTASSIRSFSEQLSRGIESLAKHLRR; encoded by the coding sequence ATGACGGCACAACGATTTGAAGACCTCAGAATCTGGCAGGACGCGCGAGTGCTCGCCAATCAGATCTACGATGCATTCGGTCCGGATTCGGTTGCCGCGCGGGACTTCGGCTTTCGGGATCAAATCCAACGCGCTGGTGTTTCTGTCATGAACAATATCGCAGAGGGCTTCGAACGCAGAACCGACGCGGATTTCGCCCGGTTCCTCGATCTGGCAAAAGGATCGAACGGTGAAGTCCGCAGCATGCTCTATCTGGCCGAAGACAGGCGCTATCTTTCTACCGACACGGCTTCCTCCATCCGATCCTTCAGTGAGCAACTCAGCAGGGGAATCGAATCCCTGGCCAAGCACCTCCGCCGCTGA
- a CDS encoding adenylyltransferase/cytidyltransferase family protein, producing MVKVFVSGCFDVLHAGHLRFFEDARAHGDHLTVSVASAESLWRHKQRKPSIPDDHKQELIGSLRMVDEVVLGEGGELGLDFEQHFRRVQPQVLVINEGDPYHSSKSRLCDETGCRLVVLGKSAAGNGDVSSSSIARLMRAPEEAPLRVDFAGGWLDVPRYAQPGTWIVNMAISPLVSLRSWPYEKNAGLGGSGAWALLNGHDGCQSEIDLGVGWQDPAVIRETGLCIWQSGPRPVLELKTRGEFLNGCMALLWTGKPHDTPGIAALDRDFEAIARAGAIARAAVKLGDLALLAESVRASYRAQLGEGMDALDLPAGALAAKYCGGGHGGYAVVLFSNSTHRDAAVNALPDYRAVEPFCRS from the coding sequence ATGGTGAAGGTATTTGTCAGCGGTTGTTTCGATGTTCTCCACGCGGGGCATCTGCGCTTCTTCGAAGATGCGCGTGCCCATGGTGATCACCTCACCGTGTCGGTGGCGTCCGCGGAATCGCTGTGGCGGCACAAGCAGCGAAAGCCCTCCATTCCGGACGATCACAAGCAGGAGCTGATCGGCTCGCTGCGGATGGTGGATGAAGTGGTGTTGGGAGAGGGCGGTGAACTCGGACTCGATTTCGAACAGCACTTCCGCCGCGTCCAACCGCAGGTGCTGGTCATCAATGAAGGAGATCCTTATCACTCCTCGAAATCGCGGCTTTGTGATGAAACCGGTTGCCGTCTGGTGGTGCTCGGCAAGTCTGCGGCCGGGAATGGCGATGTCAGTTCCTCGTCGATTGCCCGCCTGATGCGCGCACCGGAGGAAGCTCCCCTGCGTGTTGATTTCGCCGGTGGCTGGCTCGATGTCCCGCGTTACGCCCAGCCTGGTACCTGGATCGTCAACATGGCGATCTCACCGCTGGTGTCGCTGCGTTCATGGCCCTACGAAAAAAACGCGGGTCTTGGTGGCAGCGGCGCATGGGCCTTGCTCAATGGTCACGATGGATGCCAATCGGAGATCGATCTCGGTGTCGGCTGGCAGGACCCGGCGGTGATCCGTGAGACAGGGTTGTGCATCTGGCAATCCGGTCCACGACCGGTGTTGGAGCTCAAGACCCGCGGCGAATTTCTGAATGGCTGCATGGCGCTCCTCTGGACCGGCAAGCCGCATGACACGCCTGGCATCGCCGCGCTCGACCGTGACTTCGAAGCCATTGCTCGCGCCGGTGCCATCGCCCGGGCGGCGGTAAAGCTCGGCGATCTCGCCCTGCTCGCGGAATCCGTGCGCGCTTCCTACCGCGCCCAACTCGGCGAAGGCATGGACGCGCTCGACCTGCCCGCCGGAGCCCTCGCCGCGAAGTACTGCGGCGGCGGCCATGGTGGCTATGCGGTGGTGCTGTTCAGCAACTCCACCCACCGCGATGCGGCGGTGAACGCCCTTCCCGATTACCGTGCGGTCGAACCGTTTTGCCGCAGTTGA
- a CDS encoding adenylyltransferase/cytidyltransferase family protein, which yields MKTVLVSGCYDLLHAGHIAFLEEAAKFGRLHVRVGSDANVENLKGRPPLFSQDERVYLLSKLACVHEARVSAGWGMLDFAPDIDVIRPDVFVVNHDGHTPDKEALCREKGIEYHVLDRIPAENFPARSSTDSKSRTALPYRVCIAGGWLDQPWVSELAAGPVVVAQLEPTIAFMDRAGMATSSRRSAEILWGQRMPDTRLEHQAKVLFAFENPPGTQYVSGSQDALGFVLPGINRLDYAGGYWPEHIERCTDPAIVEWLQSVLHLVPVGERGEGYDPLVEKHLDPAFARRLADAGHLAWDSILARDAAGLGKALDETLESWRALLPATVPDDLLPIRERLAKGSLGSCFSGCGGGYLMIVSETPVADAVPLRIRLPSLNF from the coding sequence ATGAAAACCGTCCTCGTCTCCGGCTGCTACGATCTGCTCCACGCGGGGCATATCGCGTTCCTGGAAGAGGCGGCGAAGTTCGGGCGGCTGCATGTGCGGGTGGGTTCGGATGCGAATGTCGAGAACCTCAAGGGCCGCCCGCCGCTGTTCTCACAGGACGAGCGCGTGTATCTGCTGAGCAAGCTCGCTTGTGTTCATGAAGCACGCGTTTCCGCCGGCTGGGGCATGCTCGACTTCGCACCGGACATCGATGTCATCCGCCCGGATGTGTTTGTGGTGAATCACGACGGTCACACGCCGGACAAGGAGGCGCTCTGCCGCGAGAAAGGCATCGAGTATCACGTGCTCGACCGCATCCCGGCGGAGAACTTTCCCGCGCGCAGCAGCACCGATTCGAAAAGCCGCACCGCACTACCTTACCGCGTTTGCATCGCGGGCGGTTGGCTGGATCAACCGTGGGTCTCGGAACTCGCGGCGGGTCCGGTGGTGGTGGCGCAGTTGGAACCGACCATCGCGTTCATGGATCGCGCGGGCATGGCGACCAGCAGCCGCAGGAGTGCGGAGATCCTTTGGGGCCAGCGCATGCCGGACACGCGTCTGGAGCATCAGGCCAAGGTGCTGTTTGCGTTTGAGAATCCTCCGGGCACGCAATACGTCTCCGGCTCGCAGGACGCGCTGGGATTCGTGCTGCCGGGCATCAATCGCCTTGACTACGCGGGCGGCTATTGGCCGGAACACATCGAGCGCTGCACCGATCCTGCCATCGTGGAATGGTTGCAGTCCGTGTTGCATCTGGTGCCGGTTGGTGAGCGTGGTGAAGGCTACGACCCCCTGGTGGAAAAGCATCTCGACCCGGCCTTTGCGCGTCGTCTCGCCGATGCGGGACATCTGGCATGGGACTCGATCCTCGCACGCGATGCGGCCGGTCTTGGGAAGGCACTCGATGAAACGCTCGAAAGCTGGAGAGCGCTTCTGCCCGCGACGGTGCCGGATGATCTGCTGCCGATCCGCGAGCGACTCGCGAAGGGCTCGCTCGGTTCCTGTTTCTCCGGCTGTGGCGGCGGTTATCTGATGATTGTTTCGGAGACTCCCGTTGCGGACGCGGTGCCACTGCGCATCCGCCTGCCATCCCTCAATTTCTGA
- a CDS encoding NAD-dependent epimerase/dehydratase family protein yields MSTSKRILVAGGGGFIGGELARVLIERGHQVVVADIKPLDKWYQLHPQAENLVMDLEEKANCYRAAEGCDEVYNLACNMGGMGFITKNKALCMLSVLLSTHLLMAAKDQGAKAYFYSSSACAYPDYRQEDAEVVALKESDAYPAMPEDGYGWEKLFSERLCKHFEQDYGMNVRVFRFHNVYGPKGTWDGGREKAPAALCRKVIEAIDNGTMEVEIWGDGEQTRSFMFIDDCITGIDRLMASSYSDPLNLGRSELVSINQTLDIIEGIAGVKMKRKYKLDAPQGVRGRNSDNTLIKEVLGWEPGIDLKTGLEKTYWWIKEQHEKRKRGEAVVQ; encoded by the coding sequence ATGAGCACTAGCAAACGCATCCTCGTCGCCGGCGGCGGCGGCTTCATCGGCGGCGAACTCGCCCGCGTCCTCATCGAGCGCGGCCACCAGGTTGTGGTGGCTGACATCAAGCCGCTCGACAAATGGTACCAGCTCCATCCGCAGGCCGAGAACCTGGTGATGGACTTGGAAGAGAAGGCCAACTGTTACCGCGCCGCGGAAGGTTGTGACGAAGTCTACAACCTCGCCTGCAACATGGGTGGCATGGGCTTCATCACGAAGAACAAGGCCCTGTGCATGCTCAGCGTGTTGCTCAGCACCCACCTGCTGATGGCTGCGAAGGACCAGGGTGCGAAGGCTTACTTCTACTCCTCCTCCGCCTGCGCCTATCCGGACTATCGCCAGGAAGACGCCGAAGTGGTGGCACTGAAGGAATCCGACGCCTATCCGGCGATGCCGGAAGACGGCTACGGCTGGGAGAAGCTTTTCTCCGAGCGCCTGTGCAAGCACTTCGAGCAGGACTACGGCATGAACGTCCGTGTGTTCCGCTTCCACAACGTCTATGGCCCGAAGGGCACCTGGGATGGTGGTCGCGAGAAGGCTCCCGCCGCGCTCTGCCGCAAGGTGATCGAGGCGATCGACAACGGCACGATGGAAGTCGAGATCTGGGGGGATGGCGAGCAGACCCGCTCGTTCATGTTCATCGACGACTGCATCACCGGCATCGATAGGCTGATGGCCTCTTCCTACTCGGATCCGCTCAACCTCGGTCGCAGCGAACTGGTTTCCATCAACCAGACCCTCGACATCATCGAAGGCATCGCCGGTGTGAAGATGAAGCGGAAGTACAAGCTCGATGCGCCGCAGGGTGTGCGTGGCCGCAACTCCGACAACACTCTCATCAAGGAAGTCCTCGGCTGGGAGCCGGGCATCGACCTGAAGACCGGCCTGGAGAAGACCTACTGGTGGATCAAGGAGCAGCACGAGAAGCGCAAGCGCGGCGAAGCTGTCGTTCAATAA
- the cysC gene encoding adenylyl-sulfate kinase: MAATNIHTEFHRFLNRQDKETLLGQRGLVIWMYGLSGSGKSTIANAAERALHEEGRFTVILDGDNLRSGLNANLGFSDEDRLENVRRVSETAKVFAANGIITFVSVITPRAALRGLARGIVGEDFFEVYVQASFEACAQRDVKGLYAKAAKGEIPNFTGRDSSFEVPEKPDLLLDTESTTVAEVAAALLDAVRGRISPAIPE, from the coding sequence ATGGCCGCCACCAACATCCACACCGAGTTCCACCGCTTCCTCAACCGCCAGGACAAGGAAACCCTGCTCGGCCAGCGCGGACTCGTGATCTGGATGTACGGCCTCTCCGGCTCCGGGAAGTCCACCATCGCGAACGCCGCCGAGCGCGCGCTGCATGAGGAAGGCCGCTTCACCGTCATCCTCGATGGCGACAACCTCCGCTCCGGGCTGAACGCGAACCTCGGCTTCTCCGATGAGGACCGGCTCGAAAACGTCCGCCGCGTCTCGGAAACCGCCAAGGTTTTCGCCGCGAACGGGATCATCACCTTCGTGTCCGTTATCACCCCCCGTGCTGCCCTTCGGGGCCTGGCCCGCGGTATCGTCGGGGAGGATTTCTTCGAGGTTTATGTCCAGGCGAGTTTCGAAGCCTGCGCCCAGCGCGATGTGAAAGGTCTCTACGCGAAGGCCGCCAAGGGTGAGATTCCGAATTTCACCGGCCGGGACAGCTCCTTCGAGGTCCCGGAGAAGCCGGACCTTCTCCTTGATACTGAAAGCACCACGGTGGCGGAGGTCGCCGCCGCCCTTTTGGACGCCGTCCGGGGCCGGATTTCTCCGGCTATTCCTGAGTGA
- the cysD gene encoding sulfate adenylyltransferase subunit CysD, protein MPNYQLSHLDQIEAEAIFVLRETAAQFQNPALLFSGGKDSIVMAWLARKAFWPARMPFPLVHIDTGHNFPETMVYRDEFVEMIGARLVVGSVQESIDTGRVVEEKGPNASRNALQTVTLLDTIEHHQFDACLGGGRRDEEKARAKERFFSHRDDFGQWDPKNQRPELWNLFNGRKNSGEHFRVFPLSNFTEMDIWMYIKRENIPLPSLYFAHSRDTLVRNGAILAISEFVQPREGETVEHKQIRFRTMGDATITGAIESDAVTLDQIIDEVAAARQTERGNRADDKRSETSMEDRKKEGYF, encoded by the coding sequence GTGCCCAACTACCAACTTTCCCACCTCGACCAGATCGAAGCCGAGGCGATTTTCGTGCTCCGCGAAACCGCGGCGCAGTTCCAGAATCCGGCGCTTCTTTTCTCCGGCGGCAAGGACTCGATCGTGATGGCCTGGCTCGCCCGCAAGGCGTTCTGGCCGGCCCGCATGCCGTTCCCGCTGGTCCACATCGATACCGGCCACAATTTCCCGGAGACGATGGTTTACCGCGATGAGTTCGTGGAGATGATCGGTGCGCGTCTGGTCGTCGGCTCCGTGCAGGAGTCCATCGACACCGGCCGCGTGGTCGAGGAAAAGGGCCCGAACGCTTCCCGCAATGCCCTCCAGACGGTGACCCTGCTCGACACCATCGAGCACCACCAGTTCGATGCCTGCCTCGGCGGCGGCCGCCGCGACGAGGAGAAGGCCCGCGCCAAGGAGCGCTTCTTTTCCCACCGCGATGACTTCGGCCAGTGGGACCCGAAGAACCAGCGCCCCGAGCTCTGGAACCTCTTCAACGGCCGCAAGAACTCCGGCGAGCACTTCCGCGTCTTCCCGCTGTCCAACTTCACCGAGATGGACATCTGGATGTATATCAAGCGCGAGAATATCCCGCTGCCTTCGCTCTACTTCGCCCACTCGCGTGACACGCTTGTCCGCAACGGTGCGATCCTCGCGATCTCCGAATTCGTCCAGCCGCGCGAAGGCGAGACCGTCGAGCACAAGCAGATCCGCTTCCGCACGATGGGTGACGCCACCATCACCGGCGCGATCGAGTCCGATGCCGTGACGCTCGACCAGATCATCGACGAAGTTGCCGCCGCCCGCCAGACCGAGCGCGGCAACCGCGCCGACGACAAGCGTTCCGAAACCTCCATGGAAGACCGGAAGAAGGAAGGATACTTCTGA